The Solanum pennellii chromosome 11, SPENNV200 genome contains a region encoding:
- the LOC107004395 gene encoding nodulation-signaling pathway 2 protein-like: MECENFQPNYINPYIEYSNLETTFSWNNPSIINPQCSIQDFVTIVNDVDILDYFPNDFDFIDGDVDIPLQNTQQEIIQGDTELSREGQKSRVCNPRLEFLQDHLMEETSVTDLLLMGAEAIEARNLDLASIIVLRLNTILSNQENRENSPVERLALYFTQALLCKTLNNSSHELLNLNQYQSEFTSSMTAFQMLQEISPYVKFAHFTANQAILEATKGNQQVHILDFDIMEGIQWPPLMVDLIERGNTNSSLRITSLVSDHSNSCHVQKTGKRLQEFANSINLPFMFDQILLEDLEKLQVEGHNNLIANVMIHQLHMPQRGSSLVKTFFNGLRKLSPKLVVLVEEELFNLSKISSMSFVEFFCEALHHYTTIYDSILGGFGGGYKLALRVIEKEFLRVRILDSLRQFPSDKLEREKWSKGLYSLKGFRQIPMSSSNVRQAKHLVSLFSGGYWVQNEQSKLALCWKSRPLTSASIWVPISSSSSPSSSISF; this comes from the coding sequence atggagTGTGAAAATTTCCAACCAAATTACATTAATCCATATATTGAGTATAGCAACTTAGAGACCACATTTTCTTGGAATAATCCTAGTATTATTAACCCTCAATGTTCAATCCAAGATTTTGTAACTATTGTTAATGATGTTGACATACTAGACTATTTCCCAAATGACTTCGATTTCATCGATGGAGATGTAGACATCCCCCTTCAAAACACGCAACAAGAAATTATTCAGGGAGATACTGAACTCTCGAGAGAGGGTCAAAAATCACGTGTCTGCAATCCTCGTCTTGAATTCCTTCAAGATCACCTCATGGAGGAAACAAGTGTAACTGATCTTCTTCTTATGGGAGCTGAGGCTATTGAAGCTAGAAATCTTGATCTTGCTTCTATAATTGTTTTGAGGCTAAATACAATACTTTCTAATCAAGAAAACAGAGAAAATTCCCCTGTTGAAAGATTGGCTTTGTATTTTACACAAGCCTTGTTATGCAAGACCTTGAATAATTCATCACATGAATTGTTGAATCTTAATCAATATCAATCAGAGTTTACATCTTCAATGACCGCGTTTCAAATGCTTCAAGAAATCTCTCCTTATGTTAAGTTTGCTCATTTCACCGCGAATCAAGCAATTCTTGAAGCAACAAAAGGGAATCAACAAGTTCATATATTGGATTTTGACATCATGGAAGGCATTCAATGGCCTCCTTTGATGGTTGATTTGATTGAAAGAGGAAATACAAATTCTTCTCTAAGAATCACATCACTTGTTAGTGATCATTCAAACTCATGTCATGTACAAAAAACAGGCAAAAGGCTTCAAGAATTTGCTAATTCAATCAATCTTCCTTTCATGTTTGATCAAATCCTCTTAGAGGACTTAGAAAAGTTACAAGTTGAGGGTCATAACAACTTAATAGCTAATGTTATGATCCACCAACTTCACATGCCACAAAGGGGAAGTTCACTAGTCAAGACATTTTTTAATGGACTAAGAAAATTGTCCCCTAAACTTGTTGTCTTAGTTGAAGAAGAGCTCttcaatttatcaaaaatcTCATCTATGTCATTTGTTGAGTTCTTTTGTGAGGCTTTACATCATTACACAACAATATATGATTCAATTCTTGGAGGTTTTGGTGGAGGATACAAGTTAGCATTAAGGGTCATTGAGAAGGAATTTTTAAGAGTTAGAATTTTGGATTCATTAAGACAATTCCCTAGTGATAAATtagaaagggaaaaatggaGTAAAGGGCTATATTCATTAAAAGGTTTTAGACAAATTCCAATGAGTTCAAGTAATGTGAGACAAGCCAAGCATTTGGTGAGTTTGTTTAGTGGAGGGTATTGGGTGCAAAATGAACAAAGCAAATTGGCTTTGTGTTGGAAATCAAGGCCTTTGACAAGTGCTTCCATTTGGGTTCCTATATCATCAAGTTCTAGTCCTTCAAGTTcaatatctttttaa